From Thermodesulforhabdaceae bacterium:
GCTTGATGTGCCAAAGTTTGGTCCTGATACGGAGTATTTTCTCTTTGTGTGCTGCCATTCCTGTTACGACCCAAGAAGCACCAAGATAGCAAAAAGTATCGTAAAACTCCTTAAAGCTGCTGGCGTAAGCTTTGGAGTTATCGGAGAAGAAGAATCCTGCTGTGGTGAAAGCATGAGAAAGCTCGGAGATGAAGAACTCTTCCAGAAACTCGCTCAGTCCAACATCGAACTTTTCAACCAAAAAGGCGTAAAGAAAATTATCACCACATCTCCCCACTGTTATTGGACCTTTACCCAGGAGTATCCAGCTTTCGGCGGAGAGTGGGAAGTCATTCACTACACTCAGTTACTTGCAAAGCTCGTTGAAGAAGGAAAGTTGAAATTCTCTAAGGAAGCATCCAAGAAGAAAATCGCTTATCATGATCCATGTTACTTGGGACGTCACAGCAATGTTTATGATGAACCAAGGAAGCTTTTAGCATCTGTCCCAGGTGTAGAACTAATCGAACTCGATCGCTCTCGTGAACTTAGTCTTTGCTGTGCCGGAGGTGGAGGTCGTATCTGGGCAGAAGTTCCTATGGGCGAGCGTTTCGGTGAATTAAGAATAACCGATGCAGCCGAAAAAGCCGCCGCAATGTTAACAACATCCTGTCCTTATTGCATGAACATGCTAACGGACGCATGCACCAGTCTAAACAAACAGGAAAGTTTGGAAATCACCGAACTTTCAGAAGTTCTAGCTGAGGCTCTGTAATCTGCTTCTGCCGCCGTTTCCACCATGGGACGGCGGCAAAAACTAAATAAAGGGAGGTAAAAACTTGGCGGTTTACGTAGATTTTGAAGAGCTAAAGAGCCGTGACGAACCCTTTTTCCTTGTTTTTCGGGAAAAGGAAGAA
This genomic window contains:
- a CDS encoding (Fe-S)-binding protein; its protein translation is MEPKYVSREMRDYIIEMGAETISWCMQCGLCTALCPWRLVPGETSEKFSIRYMLRLGQMGMEGFEDETVLFACSTCGMCVKNCPRGVKIIDNVRAMRASIVGGGVVPANLRPILGSAHANGNPWAGPREKRTAWQEGLDVPKFGPDTEYFLFVCCHSCYDPRSTKIAKSIVKLLKAAGVSFGVIGEEESCCGESMRKLGDEELFQKLAQSNIELFNQKGVKKIITTSPHCYWTFTQEYPAFGGEWEVIHYTQLLAKLVEEGKLKFSKEASKKKIAYHDPCYLGRHSNVYDEPRKLLASVPGVELIELDRSRELSLCCAGGGGRIWAEVPMGERFGELRITDAAEKAAAMLTTSCPYCMNMLTDACTSLNKQESLEITELSEVLAEAL